From the Helicobacter mustelae genome, the window CGCAATAGACTTCAAGCCTGGAATCCTTCTCTAAATCCAGCAATAATTCGACATATTTGGGAATCTCAAAAGAATACTCACATAGGGCATGGGGATTGGCTAGGAAGATTTCAAATTGTTCTTTTTGATTGGAAATCTTAGCAAACAAAGAATCGATTTTCTCAAGCTCTATTTCTGTGATATGTTCAAATCCTAAAATAGGGGATTTTAGAATATAGCGCATTATAACTCCTTAGATAATTTCGATATAATTTAGCACAAGCAAAACCTATACCAAAATAAAATCTCTACCAAACAAGGAGAAGCGATGCAACTATCAGATCGCGATATTTATCTCACATGTAAAGATCGGGGATATTTTGAATTAGATGGCAATCAAAAAATCCAGCAAAAAGATAAAAACTTTTGCATCATGATGCCTCCGCCAAATGTCACGGGTGTGCTGCATATCGGGCATGCACTGACCTTTACCCTGCAAGATATCATCACTCGCTACAAGAGGATGCAGGGCTATCGCACCCTTTATCAGCCAGGTCTCGATCATGCAGGAATTGCTACGCAAAATATCGTAGAAAAGCAGCTTCTTTCTCAAGGTATTGTTAAAGAAGATCTAGGCAGAGAGGAGTTTATCAAAAAAGTTTGGGAGTGGAAGGAGGAGAGTGGGGGGAAGATTATAGAGCAAATGTATTCTTTGGGTATCACTCCTGCTTGGTCTCGCGCTCGCTTTACCATGGACAAGGGGCTGGCAAATGCAGTTCGTGAGGCATTTGTGACATGGTATGAGAAGGGTTTGATTATCCAGGGGGATTATATGGTGAATTGGTGCACTCATGATGGTGCACTTTCAGACATCGAAGTGGAATATGAAGAAAATCAAGGAAAGCTTTATTATTTACGCTATCCCATCAAAGATAGCACAGATTCCCTTATTGTCGCTACCACGCGCCCGGAGACATTTTTTGGCGATACTGCGGTGATGGTAAATCCCAAAGACTCTCGCTATACCCATCTCATTGGCAAAAAAATCATCCTGCCACTTGTGGGGCGTGAAATACCCATCATTGCGGATGAATGTGTAGATAGCGAATTTGGGAGTGGTTGTGTGAAGGTCACGCCTGCTCATGATGTCAATGATTATGAAGTGGGAAAACGCCACCAATTAGAATCCATTGTGGTTTTTGATGCAAAAGGATTTTTGAATACTCAAGCAGGAAAATTCATGGGCAAAGAGCGATTGGAGGCGCGTGAGGATATTGTGCAAGCCTTGCAAAGGGAGGGATTTATCGATCATATCGAAGATTATGTAAATCAAATAGGGAAATGTTATCGCTGTGGCAATGTAGTAGAACCTTATATTTCCAAGCAATGGTTTGTCAAAAAAGAAATCGCACAAACTTCCATGCAAAAGGTGCAAGAGGATTTGATGCATTTTTATCCCAAAGAATGGAAAAATAATTATAATGCTTGGATGCGAGAGCTTAGGGATTGGTGCATTAGTCGCCAATTATGGTGGGGGCACAGGATCCCTGTGTGGTATTGTGAGGATTGCGCGGGAGTGTTTGCTAGCAGAGAGGAAATGCCAAAGGCTTGCAAACATTGTCAAAGTACAAAAATCTTCCAAGACCCTGATGTGCTAGATACCTGGTTTAGCTCTGGACTTTGGGCATTTAGCACTCTTGGCTGGGGAAATAGGGGAGCAGAAAAAGAAAAATATCAAGAAAGGGATTTACAGGATTTTTATCCCAATTCCTTGCTCATCACGGGTTTTGATATTTTATTTTTCTGGGTGGCACGCATGGTGCTTAGTGGAGAATCTCTTTTGGAAGAGCTGCCCTTTAGGGATGTGTATTTGCATGCATTGGTGCGAGATGAATTTGGGAACAAGATGAGTAAAAGTAAGGGGAATGTCATTGATCCCCTTAGTATGATTGAAGCCTATGGTGCAGATAATTTGCGCTTCTCTCTTGCCCTGCTTTGTGCACAAGGAAGGGATATCAAGCTTTCTCTCAAAAAACTCAAAGACACACAGGCTTTTTTGATCAAATTAGAAAATGCAGTGAAATTTCTCGAGCTCTATGCCAAGCAACAAGAACCAAATTTCACACATTTTCAAGATCGCGAGAATCTAGGGGATTATCACACAAATCTTGGATGTTATCTCAAATCACAATTCAATGCTACGAGCAAAAAGGTGCAAGAAGAGTTAGAAAACTACCGCTTCAATGATGCAGCAATGAGCCTTTATAGTTTTTTGTGGATGGAATTTTGTGATTGGGGGATCGAGCTTGCCAAGGTTGAGAAAAGCGCAGTTTTTGAATTGGGGAGTATTTTCAAAGATGCGATGAAATTATTGCATCCCTTTATGCCTTTTGTTACCGAGAAAATTTGGCATCGTCTCAATCATAGCGATCTTAGGGATTGCGATTCTATTATGATTTCTCGCTATCCCAGTGATTTTGAAGAGGATGCAGAGATGCTTAGAGAATTTGCAGTGATCAAGGATTGTATCATCTCTGCACGTCGTGTAAAAACCCTGCTAGATCTAGGTGATCGCAATATTGAGAAAATTTTCCTTGTTGTGCATCAACCTGTTGCAGATAGTGAGCGTCTCAAGCAATTTGTCAGCAAATGTGCCAAGGCTCAAACTGTGGAGATTTTGGATGCCAAAATCCCCAATGCTGTCGCAGATATAGGAGATTATTGCCAGAGCTTGATTTGTCTAGAGGGTATTGATCTTAGCGCTATCAAAAAACGTCTTTATTCTCAGCAAGAAAAATTAAACAAGGAAGTGATGAAGCTTGAAGGATTGCTTGATAATACCAATTTCATCAAAAATGCTCCAAAAGAGGTGTTAGAAAATCATCAAGAAGGCTTAAGGCTTGCGCGGGAGAAATTGCAAAAAACACAAGAGGAATTGCAAAAATTCTCCCAAAATCCTTGACAATCTCTTTCGCGCTTATTTTGCCTTGTTCGCGCGGCGGACTGTATTTTGTTTTGCGGCGCTTCCTGAGTTTTGGTGCTAAGTGCCCCCCTCTTTTATCTTGCACTTTTTTGCGCGGCACTCAATTTGTGGGGATGAGGGAGATGCTTTTATTTTGTGTTTTTTGAGTTTTCCCGTGCTTTTGCAGGGCAAATCTCACCCGCGGCGGCCGCTAAATTTTTGAGGCCCTCACCCATGGGATTGGCTAAAAATCTCCCAATACAACGGATGCTTGAGAGCTTTCATGATCTCTGCAGGATTTCGCACTTCACTGCAAAGCTCTCATCCTTGTGAGATCTACTCCTGCGAACTCTAGCTAAAATATTACCGCGTGATTTCATCTCCTGTTAAAAATCCCAGCACTCCTGCAATCACTCCTTTATACTACAAATCCTGGTGCACGTGTTCCTATCGCTGCGTGCTCAAGAATCCTTGAAGCTTGCGCGGTCACTACAAATCTCTGCGCTTTGCTAGGAGATTTTTTTTGCCACAAAGCCCCGATCTAGCCCTGCATAATCTTGATAAAAATCTGCTCTATAACCTGCCTTTTTTAGGGCTTCTTGCAAGGATTCTTTTTGATCAAATCCCATTTCACATGCCAAAAATTTTATTTTGTTTGTGCTTGCAACTTCAATGAGCTCTAGCAAGATCTCATCCCCCCTCTCTCCACCAAATAGCGCACAATGGGGTTCTAGGAGTACATGGGGCTCTAGAGGATAGCTCCTTGCGATATAAGGAGGGTTTGCGATAAGGAGATCTAGGGAATCTTTTTTGACCCCATCAAGGAGGTTAGTGTGCACAAGCTTTATTTTGTTTTTGAGGTTGTTTTCTTGCGTATGGAAGTGCGCGATATTGCAGGTTGCAACATCTAGGGCATCTTTAGAAATATCTGTGGCAATGAGAGAGATGTCTTTGTATTTTAGTGCTAGGGTGATGGAGATGATCCCGCTTCCCACACCCACCTCAGCGATGTTTTTTACCCCATGCTCTTGGAGCAAAAAATCTACCGCATCAATGAGTAGCTCTGTCTCAGGGCGGGGGATGAGCACGCGATGATCCACATAAAAGATGTGCTCATAAAAGCTCGCCTCTTTTGTGATGTATTCGATAGGATTGCCTTGTTCGCGCAAGTTTAGTGCTTCAAAAAAATGATCTAGATCTTTAGGAGCAATCTCTCTATCTCCCCAGGCGTGGAGGGTTTGGCGAGTGGTTTTTAGGACAAAGCCAAGCAGAATTTCACTCTCAAGCAAGGGGCGTGGGATGCTGTGTTGCAGGAGTTGTTTTTTTGCCTCAAGGAGGGCTTGTGAGATTTTCAAATCTCATGCTCCAGGGCTCTAAGTCTATCTAATAGTGGTGGATGGGTATGATGAAAATACGTATAGAGTGGGTGGGAATAGGGGAAGGCTTTGTTTTCTTTGACAATTCGAATGAGCGCATTTGCCAGAGTGGTTTTGCTGGTGAGTTCTGCACCAAACTCATCTGCGGCATATTCTGCACATCTACTAAAATATCCGATGATGGGCATTGCCCAAAATAAAAGCACGGGGCTAAGCAGTAGCATCAATGCAAAAATGCTCCCACTATTGGCATCTGTGCCAAGCTGATGCAAGATTTTTGCAGAATAAATCCCCATAAACACAAAGAGTGCAAAAATGAGCAACAGGCTAATAAAGAGATTGCGCAAAATATCCCTGTGCTTGAAATGTCCTAGCTCATGCCCCAAAATCGCTAGCAATCCATCATCACTAACCGAATTAAGTAGAGTGTCAAACAAAATCACGCGTTTGCTTTTGCTGATGCCACCAAAATAGGCGTTTAGCCTACCATCCCTTTTGCTTGCATCCATTACAAAAACCCCACTGCTCTTAAAGCCCACATGATTTAAAAGCTTGTCGATGCGATTTTTGAGATGGGTATCCTGCAAGGGAGTGAATTTATTAAATAATGGTGCAATGAGGGTGGGATAAAAGCCATTGATTCCAATTACAAGCAGGCTTACAAGGGCAAATGCATGGATCCACCAATAGGTAAAATGATTGATGAAATACACCAATCCATAACCAATGAAGATTGCAAAAAAAACCATCAAAGCGAGGGATTTTAGCGCATCAATCCAAAAAAGTTTTTTGCTGGATTTATTGAAGCCAAAATGCTTATCCAAGATCATGTTTTGGTAATAAGATAGGGGAAGGTTCAAAATCGTGTAGATAAGCAAAAATAAAACAAAATAGGTGAGGGGATATTGGATGTGATGATGGTGGATGGGTCCTAGGAGTTCTTGGAGTGCAAGGA encodes:
- the fliW gene encoding flagellar assembly protein FliW — translated: MRYILKSPILGFEHITEIELEKIDSLFAKISNQKEQFEIFLANPHALCEYSFEIPKYVELLLDLEKDSRLEVYCVMILQKDLENSLVNFLAPIVFNTENKKAAQIALSMLDYPHFSLHAPLSSFVTKSA
- a CDS encoding valine--tRNA ligase, with amino-acid sequence MQLSDRDIYLTCKDRGYFELDGNQKIQQKDKNFCIMMPPPNVTGVLHIGHALTFTLQDIITRYKRMQGYRTLYQPGLDHAGIATQNIVEKQLLSQGIVKEDLGREEFIKKVWEWKEESGGKIIEQMYSLGITPAWSRARFTMDKGLANAVREAFVTWYEKGLIIQGDYMVNWCTHDGALSDIEVEYEENQGKLYYLRYPIKDSTDSLIVATTRPETFFGDTAVMVNPKDSRYTHLIGKKIILPLVGREIPIIADECVDSEFGSGCVKVTPAHDVNDYEVGKRHQLESIVVFDAKGFLNTQAGKFMGKERLEAREDIVQALQREGFIDHIEDYVNQIGKCYRCGNVVEPYISKQWFVKKEIAQTSMQKVQEDLMHFYPKEWKNNYNAWMRELRDWCISRQLWWGHRIPVWYCEDCAGVFASREEMPKACKHCQSTKIFQDPDVLDTWFSSGLWAFSTLGWGNRGAEKEKYQERDLQDFYPNSLLITGFDILFFWVARMVLSGESLLEELPFRDVYLHALVRDEFGNKMSKSKGNVIDPLSMIEAYGADNLRFSLALLCAQGRDIKLSLKKLKDTQAFLIKLENAVKFLELYAKQQEPNFTHFQDRENLGDYHTNLGCYLKSQFNATSKKVQEELENYRFNDAAMSLYSFLWMEFCDWGIELAKVEKSAVFELGSIFKDAMKLLHPFMPFVTEKIWHRLNHSDLRDCDSIMISRYPSDFEEDAEMLREFAVIKDCIISARRVKTLLDLGDRNIEKIFLVVHQPVADSERLKQFVSKCAKAQTVEILDAKIPNAVADIGDYCQSLICLEGIDLSAIKKRLYSQQEKLNKEVMKLEGLLDNTNFIKNAPKEVLENHQEGLRLAREKLQKTQEELQKFSQNP
- the prmC gene encoding peptide chain release factor N(5)-glutamine methyltransferase, with protein sequence MKISQALLEAKKQLLQHSIPRPLLESEILLGFVLKTTRQTLHAWGDREIAPKDLDHFFEALNLREQGNPIEYITKEASFYEHIFYVDHRVLIPRPETELLIDAVDFLLQEHGVKNIAEVGVGSGIISITLALKYKDISLIATDISKDALDVATCNIAHFHTQENNLKNKIKLVHTNLLDGVKKDSLDLLIANPPYIARSYPLEPHVLLEPHCALFGGERGDEILLELIEVASTNKIKFLACEMGFDQKESLQEALKKAGYRADFYQDYAGLDRGFVAKKIS
- a CDS encoding M48 family metallopeptidase, with translation MFLIFLSAIFILFYIFPKIYIDYKQLGYVRQKLQSPAVILSKEDYQKAGEYTIAKLKFSIFSSLWETMVFFLWVTFGFLALQELLGPIHHHHIQYPLTYFVLFLLIYTILNLPLSYYQNMILDKHFGFNKSSKKLFWIDALKSLALMVFFAIFIGYGLVYFINHFTYWWIHAFALVSLLVIGINGFYPTLIAPLFNKFTPLQDTHLKNRIDKLLNHVGFKSSGVFVMDASKRDGRLNAYFGGISKSKRVILFDTLLNSVSDDGLLAILGHELGHFKHRDILRNLFISLLLIFALFVFMGIYSAKILHQLGTDANSGSIFALMLLLSPVLLFWAMPIIGYFSRCAEYAADEFGAELTSKTTLANALIRIVKENKAFPYSHPLYTYFHHTHPPLLDRLRALEHEI